One part of the Mauremys mutica isolate MM-2020 ecotype Southern chromosome 21, ASM2049712v1, whole genome shotgun sequence genome encodes these proteins:
- the LOC123354225 gene encoding C-type natriuretic peptide 1-like gives MNPKLIFCCGFLLLLLLSQDQARAKPLSSLQSLSRLLDEDLEHPLASEEMDQEREDMIPTGAFDQQDSELQWARNAKDQPEGVPISDSTFQRLFSDLLGSSRRYRGRSKKGLSRGCFGVKLDRIGSLSGLGC, from the exons ATGAACCCGAAGCTTATTTTCTGCTGTGgatttctgctgctgcttctcctcagccAGGACCAAGCGAGGGCCAAACCCCTCTCCAGTTTACAG AGCCTGTCCAGATTGTTAGATGAAGATCTGGAGCACCCCCTGGCCTCAGAGGAGATGGACCAAGAGCGAGAAGACATGATCCCAACTGGTGCCTTTGACCAACAGGACTCTGAGCTCCAATGGGCCCGAAACGCCAAGGACCAGCCCGAGGGGGTCCCCATCAGCGACAGTACTTTCCAGAGGCTCTTCAGCGATCTTCTGGGTTCCTCCAGGAGATACCGAGGCAGGAGCAAAAAGGGCCTCTCCAGAGGGTGTTTTGGTGTCAAGCTGGACAGAATTGGCTCCCTGAGCGGACTGGGATGCTAA